One Hyla sarda isolate aHylSar1 chromosome 11, aHylSar1.hap1, whole genome shotgun sequence genomic window carries:
- the LOC130295295 gene encoding B2 bradykinin receptor-like, which yields MMSTEPNGTMTTLADITETPKNECLYSILTWKIDEWVTTYQPPYMWFIFVLGFIENLFVISVFVLHKSRCTVTEIYLGNMAAADLIFLSGLPFMAIYISNKYHWSFGGFMCAAVTYVFRLDLYSSIYFLMMVSIDRYLALVKATSFSRLRRPWWAKVNCGIIWMFATVLSLPYGVFRKVVFKEELNTTACFLEAPKTWFIVLNIITNILGFLVPLVVTAFCTFKIICFLKNNSMQQFKKAKKERKATRLVLFVFLLFIVCWLPFNIYTFLDLLPRFNVHFPCMVSSIYRMVYHISLFLALANSCINPIMYSMIGNRFRQKTREVYRRLLCKGPDRGMSSFRTEESVKSTQISLSIRSYNKSIA from the coding sequence ATGATGAGCACAGAACCCAACGGAACGATGACAACGTTGGCTGATATCACAGAAACTCCAAAAAACGAATGTCTCTATTCTATACTAACATGGAAAATAGATGAGTGGGTCACTACCTACCAGCCCCCCTACATGTGGTTCATCTTCGTCTTGGGCTTTATAGAAAACTTGTTTGTCATCTCCGTTTTTGTCCTTCATAAGAGTCGCTGCACAGTGACTGAGATCTACCTGGGGAATATGGCGGCGGCCGATCTGATATTCCTGAGCGGACTACCATTTATGGCTATATATATCTCCAACAAGTACCACTGGTCATTTGGGGGCTTTATGTGTGCAGCTGTCACCTACGTGTTTCGGCTTGACCTTTACAGCAGCATCTACTTCCTTATGATGGTCAGTATAGACAGATATCTGGCTCTGGTGAAGGCCACATCCTTTAGTCGCCTGAGAAGACCTTGGTGGGCAAAGGTGAACTGTGGGATCATCTGGATGTTTGCAACTGTGTTAAGCCTGCCCTATGGGGTGTTCCGCAAGGTGGTGTTCAAGGAAGAATTAAACACTACTGCCTGTTTTTTAGAAGCACCAAAAACATGGTTTATTGTCCTAAATATCATCACCAATATTCTCGGCTTCTTAGTGCCTCTGGTTGTCACCGCCTTCTGTACATTTAAAATTATTTGCTTTTTGAAGAACAACTCGATGCAACAGTTTAAGAAAGCCAAGAAGGAGAGAAAAGCCACTCGGCTGGTCTTGTTTGTATTCTTGCTCTTCATAGTGTGTTGGCTCCCCTTCAATATCTACACATTTCTTGACTTATTACCAAGATTCAATGTCCATTTTCCATGTATGGTGTCATCCATTTATCGTATGGTTTACCATATCTCTCTTTTCCTTGCCCTCGCTAACAGTTGTATCAATCCAATCATGTACAGTATGATTGGGAATCGCTTTAGGCAAAAAACCAGAGAGGTCTACAGGAGGCTGCTATGTAAAGGACCTGACAGAGGGATGTCATCATTCCGAACAGAAGAATCGGTCAAATCAACACAGATATCTTTGTCCATAAGATCATACAACAAATCCATTGCTTGA
- the LOC130295579 gene encoding B2 bradykinin receptor-like yields MMSTQPNGTMTTLANTKLTPCIEWEFLQRLFAFRPPYMWVIFVLGFIENLFVISVFVLHKSRCTVTEIYLGNMAAADLIFVSSLPFRALDISNNLYWPFGGFMCSTVYSLFQFNLYSSIYLLMMVSIGRYLALVKPMSTGRLRRPWWAKLICGIIWMFAAALSVPNALFRKVVFIKNFNITRCVIDRSSNNWFIAANIIINVLGFLLPLVVIAFCTSQMIHVLRNITKKQFKNVNKQRKATWLVLSVFLVFIVCWLPYNITLFINTLVRANVFLPCMVKNVNRTVNSISVYLVLTNSCINPIIYSMLGNHFRQKAREVFRRLLCKGSDRQRSSIPTDES; encoded by the coding sequence ATGATGAGCACACAACCCAATGGAACGATGACAACGTTGGCTAATACCAAATTAACTCCATGTATAGAGTGGGAATTCTTGCAGAGGCTCTTTGCCTTCCGGCCCCCGTATATGTGGGTCATCTTCGTCTTGGGCTTCATAGAAAACTTGTTTGTCATCTCCGTCTTTGTCCTTCATAAGAGTCGCTGCACAGTGACTGAGATCTACCTGGGGAACATGGCGGCTGCTGATCTGATATTTGTTAGTAGTCTACCATTCCGGGCTTTAGATATCTCCAACAATTTGTACTGGCCATTCGGAGGCTTCATGTGCTCAACTGTCTACTCCTTGTTTCAGTTCAACCTTTACAGCAGCATCTACCTCCTTATGATGGTCAGTATTGGGAGATATCTGGCTTTGGTGAAGCCCATGTCCACAGGTCGTTTAAGAAGGCCTTGGTGGGCAAAGCTGATCTGTGGGATCATCTGGATGTTTGCAGCTGCATTAAGCGTGCCCAATGCGCTGTTCCGAAAGGTGGTGTTCATCAAAAATTTTAATATCACTAGATGTGTAATAGACAGATCATCAAATAACTGGTTTATTGCAGCAAATATAATCATAAATGTTCTCGGCTTCTTACTGCCTCTGGTTGTAATCGCCTTTTGTACGTCTCAAATGATTCATGTTTTAAGGAACATTACAAAGAAACAGTTCAAGAATGTCAACAAGCAGAGAAAAGCCACTTGGCTGGTCTTGTCTGTATTCTTGGTCTTCATAGTGTGTTGGCTCCCCTACAATATTACCCTCTTTATTAACACATTAGTTCGAGCCAATGTCTTTCTTCCATGTATGGTGAAAAATGTCAATCGTACTGTTAACAGTATCTCTGTTTACCTTGTCCTCACTAACAGCTGTATCAATCCGATCATATACAGTATGCTTGGGAATCACTTTAGGCAAAAAGCCAGAGAGGTCTTCAGGAGGCTTCTATGTAAGGGATCTGACAGACAGAGGTCATCAATTCCAACAGATGAATCATGA